The Pseudomonas baetica genome includes a region encoding these proteins:
- a CDS encoding LysR substrate-binding domain-containing protein, which translates to MANLEDLELFVLIAELEGLSAAARAMSITPAAASMALKRLENRLGVRLFTRSTRTMKLTSEGARYLESAQHALKILAMGKRSLTHDDGMLELTVSSDLGRHLLLDLLAQLKQEKPKLHIKLSLSDKEEDLLKGKFDAALRFGRSLSLDLVELPVLKHHHFIVCAAPAYLAANPAPVTPAQLGEHDCIISHSIGRPESRWRFHAQGEVEEVRVQGLFHCDDGDAARRWALAGHGVIYLPLLTVADDLAAGRLLPLLGGWLGDPAPLNLVVSHRSQICEPLRALHRRLVQVCEERVAACQALLTACGR; encoded by the coding sequence ATGGCCAACCTGGAAGATCTAGAGCTGTTTGTACTCATCGCCGAGTTGGAAGGCCTGTCGGCTGCTGCTCGTGCCATGTCCATCACCCCCGCCGCTGCCAGCATGGCGCTCAAGCGTCTGGAAAACCGCTTGGGCGTGCGGTTGTTTACCCGCTCCACCCGCACCATGAAACTCACCTCCGAGGGCGCACGCTATCTGGAAAGCGCGCAGCATGCTCTGAAGATCCTCGCAATGGGCAAGCGCTCGTTGACTCATGATGACGGCATGCTCGAACTCACCGTGTCTTCAGACCTGGGGCGTCATCTGTTGCTCGACCTGCTGGCCCAACTGAAGCAGGAGAAACCGAAACTGCACATCAAGCTGTCTCTGAGCGACAAGGAAGAAGACCTGCTCAAAGGAAAGTTCGACGCAGCCTTGCGCTTTGGCCGCAGCCTGTCATTGGATCTGGTGGAACTGCCGGTACTCAAGCACCACCATTTCATTGTCTGTGCCGCCCCGGCTTATCTGGCCGCAAACCCGGCACCCGTCACCCCGGCGCAACTTGGCGAACACGACTGCATCATCAGTCATAGCATCGGCCGGCCGGAATCGCGCTGGCGTTTCCATGCCCAGGGCGAGGTCGAAGAGGTGCGGGTGCAGGGACTCTTCCACTGCGACGATGGCGACGCCGCCCGCCGTTGGGCCCTGGCCGGCCATGGCGTGATCTACCTGCCGCTGTTGACTGTCGCCGACGACTTGGCCGCCGGCCGCCTGCTGCCATTATTGGGCGGCTGGCTGGGGGATCCGGCCCCGCTGAACCTGGTGGTGTCGCACCGTTCGCAGATCTGCGAACCGTTGCGGGCCCTGCACCGTCGACTGGTGCAAGTATGTGAGGAGCGTGTGGCGGCCTGTCAGGCGCTCCTCACTGCATGCGGTCGGTGA
- a CDS encoding PAS domain-containing protein — MLHRLMTFFDRHKVFCYALGIILSVGGGLLLGNLYRAQAEQRYRIDTQAMTEDYAARLGTWNADGFAIGALSMLGRHAQSLKQVISEPAPSTALKVEAATPLKSLALVVGAGHAYVVNQQGVIVAAYDSLGRSVEGLNIGFRPYFKTAMQGKPTVYGAISRTLGQRMFFMAAPVYASSTSQDKAIGVVVAGFDARVLDAELNKTSRHHLQMILSPGGVVLSSNLSSLLLKSDRSWSPETFTGDVRQQFGNYPFTNGVPERLPFDVEQPVVSFEGQRYAVSRTSFDWNDPNGSWAVIRLDSLDAVLSEGQFLLIEGASALLLFLMFWAGLRRLTDAVQHKRDMQRIEQSERRLDLALQSGALGLWDWNVSLGTIINNDVWMRMLGYSQPELDRTFGNGLERWTCLVHPEDREPTMTRLMDHLNHRVGEYRAEYRMRHKSGRWLWVLDIGKVMERDARGEAIRVTGVLQDITQSIEVQRSIVDSQTKLQSMIANIPGVVFRSLPSREREMVFLSDAIETLSGYPAHHFQSGHAYREIVHPDDLEIFNRSLDSTSYILEYRIIMASNEVRWVYDKGQIIQNNGLPQYLDGVIFDISERKAVEAQVQQSRQEAELATQAKSEFLDNMSHEIRTPLNAIIGMAHLVLGMPLERAQRQYIEKMDRAAKGLVSVVNSVLDLSKIEAGKLSIEQVSFDLHEMVQDVLGLMSQRARERNIELRLDIPSHLSRVYIGDPFRLTQVLINLVDNSIKFTDVGHVTLGVRQLSQWSDTAMLCFSVADTGLGMSEEQRIRLFSAFVQADPSISRRYGGTGLGLTISRRIVRLMQGDIWVNSIEGQGSEFKFTAQLKLAHPASTKELSPRPVCWAGNTGGVTTLTDSGMSTCDYAQLLAGARILVVEDNLLNQEVVDGLLQHAKVHVVMTESGEEALNLLMRDTQFDAVLMDCQLPVMDGYETARQIRLHAHLQRLPIIAVTANILADVKGRALSAGMNDCITKPLEIKAFYRTLVCWIKTRELQVLPSVIESPSAAMVSPPESLLALDGSSINTALGLAVVNQDEALYAHLLRIFYADNQQLLEHLWLAHEALDTTAIGRLAHSLRGCAGHIGATALQEAAGLLEEGCTREVDTASLIHRVADCLRPVLADLADFTAEAVPPTAVSRPLINDEKDLQLDRLARLLVEDNAEALSLIDRLCQQDDGAGLWVIQELIYDLEFAQAHALLVHYRQSVTDRMQ; from the coding sequence ATGTTGCATAGATTAATGACGTTCTTTGATCGCCATAAAGTGTTTTGCTACGCATTGGGCATAATCCTTTCCGTCGGTGGTGGGCTGCTGCTGGGCAATCTCTACCGCGCACAGGCCGAGCAGCGTTACCGGATCGATACCCAGGCCATGACTGAGGACTATGCCGCGCGCCTTGGCACCTGGAACGCTGACGGTTTCGCCATTGGCGCACTGTCGATGCTCGGGCGGCATGCGCAGTCGCTTAAACAGGTGATCAGCGAGCCTGCGCCTTCGACCGCTTTGAAAGTAGAGGCCGCCACTCCATTGAAAAGCCTCGCCTTGGTGGTTGGCGCAGGTCATGCCTATGTCGTCAATCAGCAGGGTGTGATTGTGGCGGCGTACGATAGCCTTGGACGTTCGGTGGAAGGTTTGAACATAGGCTTTCGCCCCTATTTCAAGACCGCGATGCAGGGCAAGCCGACTGTCTACGGTGCCATCAGCCGCACACTGGGCCAGCGCATGTTTTTTATGGCGGCGCCGGTGTATGCCTCCAGCACCAGCCAGGATAAAGCTATCGGCGTGGTGGTGGCGGGCTTTGATGCACGGGTTCTGGACGCTGAGCTGAACAAAACCTCCCGCCACCATCTGCAGATGATTCTCTCGCCTGGTGGGGTCGTGCTGTCCTCCAATCTTTCCTCGCTCTTGCTCAAGTCTGATCGGTCGTGGTCACCTGAGACATTTACCGGTGATGTGCGCCAGCAATTTGGCAACTACCCATTCACCAACGGCGTACCTGAACGGCTGCCGTTCGATGTCGAGCAACCGGTGGTGTCATTCGAGGGGCAGCGCTACGCCGTGTCCCGGACCAGTTTCGACTGGAACGACCCGAATGGTTCCTGGGCCGTTATCAGGCTGGACAGCCTGGATGCAGTCCTTTCCGAAGGTCAGTTTCTGTTGATCGAAGGCGCCAGTGCGCTGTTGTTATTCCTGATGTTTTGGGCTGGCCTGCGGCGGCTGACCGATGCTGTGCAACACAAGCGTGATATGCAACGTATCGAACAGAGTGAGCGGCGCCTGGACCTGGCGCTGCAAAGTGGCGCGTTGGGCTTGTGGGACTGGAATGTCAGCCTGGGCACTATCATCAACAACGATGTCTGGATGCGGATGCTCGGCTACAGTCAGCCGGAGCTTGATCGGACATTTGGCAATGGTCTGGAACGCTGGACCTGCCTGGTTCATCCCGAAGACCGTGAACCGACCATGACGAGGCTGATGGACCACCTCAATCATCGCGTCGGCGAGTATCGCGCCGAATACCGGATGCGTCACAAGAGCGGGCGCTGGTTATGGGTACTGGACATCGGCAAGGTCATGGAACGCGACGCTCGGGGAGAGGCCATTCGTGTGACCGGGGTGCTGCAGGACATCACCCAGTCAATCGAAGTGCAGCGATCCATCGTGGACAGTCAGACCAAACTGCAGTCGATGATTGCGAACATTCCCGGCGTTGTGTTTCGCAGTCTGCCCAGTCGTGAGCGCGAGATGGTATTTCTCAGCGATGCCATAGAAACGCTCAGCGGCTACCCCGCGCACCATTTCCAGTCCGGGCATGCCTATCGGGAAATCGTTCACCCTGATGACCTGGAGATTTTCAACCGCAGCCTGGACAGCACCAGCTATATCCTCGAATACCGGATCATTATGGCCAGCAACGAAGTGCGTTGGGTCTATGACAAGGGCCAGATCATCCAGAACAATGGCTTGCCGCAGTACCTGGACGGGGTTATTTTCGATATCAGCGAGCGCAAGGCAGTGGAGGCGCAAGTACAGCAGTCACGCCAGGAGGCGGAGCTGGCGACCCAGGCCAAGTCCGAGTTTCTCGACAACATGTCCCATGAAATCCGCACGCCGTTGAACGCCATCATCGGCATGGCTCATCTGGTTCTGGGCATGCCATTGGAGAGGGCGCAACGACAATACATCGAGAAGATGGATCGCGCGGCCAAGGGGTTGGTGAGTGTCGTCAACAGCGTGCTGGACCTGTCCAAGATCGAGGCCGGCAAGTTAAGTATCGAACAGGTCAGCTTCGATCTTCATGAGATGGTTCAGGATGTGCTCGGCCTCATGAGTCAGCGCGCCCGTGAGCGGAACATCGAGCTGCGGCTGGATATCCCTTCACACTTGAGTCGCGTCTATATTGGCGATCCATTTCGCCTCACTCAGGTGCTGATCAATCTGGTGGACAACTCGATCAAGTTTACTGACGTCGGGCATGTGACCCTCGGTGTGCGCCAACTGAGTCAATGGAGCGACACCGCGATGCTGTGCTTCAGCGTCGCTGACACGGGACTGGGCATGAGTGAGGAGCAGCGCATCCGCTTGTTCAGCGCCTTTGTCCAGGCCGACCCGTCCATCAGCAGACGGTACGGCGGCACGGGGCTGGGATTGACGATTTCCAGGCGCATTGTGCGTCTGATGCAGGGCGATATCTGGGTCAACAGCATCGAGGGGCAGGGCAGTGAGTTCAAGTTCACGGCCCAGTTGAAGTTGGCGCACCCTGCGTCGACCAAAGAACTGTCGCCCAGACCGGTTTGCTGGGCGGGTAATACCGGTGGTGTTACCACGCTCACTGATTCGGGAATGTCCACCTGCGACTATGCGCAGCTATTAGCCGGTGCGCGAATCCTCGTGGTGGAGGACAACCTGTTGAACCAGGAAGTGGTGGACGGGTTACTGCAACACGCCAAGGTCCACGTGGTGATGACGGAGAGTGGCGAAGAGGCGCTTAACCTCTTGATGCGCGACACACAGTTCGATGCTGTGCTGATGGACTGCCAGCTTCCCGTCATGGATGGCTACGAAACGGCCAGGCAGATTCGCCTTCATGCTCATTTGCAGAGGCTGCCGATCATCGCGGTCACGGCCAACATCCTGGCGGATGTGAAGGGCCGAGCCTTATCTGCCGGAATGAACGATTGCATTACCAAGCCGTTGGAGATCAAGGCTTTCTACCGGACTCTGGTGTGCTGGATCAAAACGCGGGAATTGCAGGTGCTGCCGTCGGTCATTGAGTCACCGTCGGCGGCAATGGTGTCCCCCCCGGAGTCATTGCTGGCCCTCGACGGCTCGTCGATCAACACCGCACTTGGCCTTGCGGTGGTCAATCAGGACGAAGCGCTCTACGCGCATCTACTAAGGATTTTTTATGCGGATAATCAGCAACTGCTTGAGCATCTCTGGCTTGCTCATGAAGCTTTGGACACGACCGCCATCGGCCGTCTGGCCCACAGTCTGAGGGGGTGTGCCGGGCATATCGGGGCGACGGCGCTGCAAGAGGCTGCAGGATTGCTGGAAGAAGGCTGCACGCGCGAGGTTGATACCGCGTCGTTGATTCACCGCGTGGCTGACTGTCTACGGCCGGTGCTCGCCGATCTTGCCGATTTTACCGCCGAGGCGGTGCCCCCAACGGCTGTCAGTCGGCCTCTGATAAATGACGAAAAAGATCTGCAACTGGATCGACTTGCTCGTTTGCTGGTGGAGGACAATGCCGAAGCCCTGAGCCTGATTGATCGACTGTGCCAGCAAGACGACGGCGCCGGTTTGTGGGTTATCCAGGAACTGATCTATGACCTGGAGTTTGCCCAGGCCCACGCTTTACTGGTGCACTACCGCCAGTCGGTCACCGACCGCATGCAGTGA
- a CDS encoding TolC family outer membrane protein: MNRSIIFSRQAVAGWLLVAWLPAAPAIAATSDLWQVYQDAQQNNSELAAARFDQAARAEAVPQARAALLPTFSAGAEINNNETTLQQPAQQTRRSGTSYQATLNQPLFRIDRWFSLKAAEAQSEQALLELSAAEQKLMLDSAQAYFGLLKAQDGLAASKAEEAAFKRQLEQADRGLQLGVSDRTDVLQAQASHDTARASRIVAQKQLDDAFEALDTLSHQQYPAIQGVRHDMPVLLPTPNDAPAWVNTAMQQNLTLLASRQALEAAQQTLSARKGGHAPTLDAVLRYQTGDNDNLGYGNSSLRGGGYGGDVEQRSIGLQLNIPLFSGGQVSSQVREAHHRLNQRDALNDNLRRQVVEQTRNLHRGLNSSVEQIQARRQSIISNQGAVLASQKGFQVGTRNIVDVLEAQRQLYSAVREYNNSRYDYILDTLRLKQSVGTLAPEDLRALCDFLKPDYDPDRDFLPPEFPRQLARR; encoded by the coding sequence ATGAACCGATCAATAATTTTCTCACGGCAAGCCGTTGCCGGCTGGCTGCTGGTCGCTTGGCTGCCCGCCGCGCCAGCCATCGCTGCCACCAGCGATCTCTGGCAGGTCTACCAGGATGCTCAACAGAACAACTCCGAACTGGCCGCCGCCCGTTTTGACCAGGCTGCCCGGGCCGAGGCTGTGCCCCAGGCAAGGGCCGCATTGTTGCCGACGTTTTCGGCGGGTGCGGAGATCAATAACAATGAGACCACACTGCAACAGCCTGCGCAGCAGACCCGGCGCAGCGGTACCAGTTATCAAGCGACGTTGAATCAACCACTGTTTCGCATCGATCGCTGGTTCAGCCTCAAGGCTGCCGAGGCGCAAAGTGAACAGGCATTGCTGGAGTTATCAGCGGCCGAGCAGAAGCTGATGCTCGACAGCGCTCAGGCTTATTTTGGCCTGCTCAAGGCGCAGGATGGTCTTGCCGCGAGCAAAGCCGAGGAGGCGGCGTTCAAGCGTCAGCTCGAACAGGCTGACAGAGGGCTGCAATTGGGGGTGTCTGATCGCACCGATGTGCTGCAGGCCCAGGCCAGCCATGACACGGCACGGGCCAGTCGAATCGTCGCGCAGAAACAACTGGACGATGCCTTCGAAGCCCTCGATACCCTGAGCCATCAGCAATATCCGGCAATCCAGGGCGTGCGCCACGATATGCCAGTGTTGCTGCCCACACCCAACGATGCACCCGCCTGGGTCAACACCGCCATGCAACAAAACCTGACACTGCTGGCGAGCCGGCAGGCCCTGGAAGCCGCGCAGCAAACCCTGAGCGCGCGCAAGGGCGGGCATGCGCCTACCCTGGATGCGGTGCTGCGTTATCAGACCGGCGACAACGATAACCTCGGCTACGGTAACAGCAGCCTCAGAGGTGGCGGTTATGGCGGTGATGTCGAGCAACGCTCGATCGGGCTGCAACTCAATATCCCGCTGTTCAGCGGTGGCCAGGTGAGTTCTCAGGTGCGCGAAGCGCATCACCGGCTGAACCAGCGCGATGCTCTCAACGATAACCTGCGTCGCCAGGTGGTCGAGCAGACCCGAAATCTGCACCGCGGTCTCAACAGCAGCGTCGAACAGATTCAGGCACGTCGCCAATCGATCATTTCCAACCAGGGCGCGGTGCTGGCCTCGCAGAAGGGTTTCCAGGTCGGTACGCGCAATATCGTCGATGTGCTGGAGGCCCAGCGTCAGCTCTACAGCGCTGTGCGCGAGTACAACAACAGCCGGTATGACTACATTCTCGATACACTGCGCCTAAAGCAGTCGGTCGGAACCCTGGCCCCTGAGGATCTTCGAGCGCTCTGCGACTTCCTCAAGCCGGACTACGATCCGGATCGTGATTTCCTGCCGCCGGAGTTCCCCCGCCAATTGGCGAGACGCTGA